In Populus nigra chromosome 1, ddPopNigr1.1, whole genome shotgun sequence, one genomic interval encodes:
- the LOC133699254 gene encoding vicianin hydrolase-like, producing the protein MAIRGPLLVLFLALICLVATTHGAKPSPLVPFSRSSFPPGFLFGAGSAAYQIEGAALIDGRGFSIWDKFTREHPEKIWDRSNGDVASDFYHKFKDDIKLMKRVGLDSFRLSFSWSRILPKGKVSRGVNPLGVKFYNNVINELLHNGIKPLVTLLHYDPPQSLYDEYGGFLSSKIVDDFADYADFCFKTFGDRVKYWITMNEPNGLAINGYTFGSFAPGRCSKTLGNCPGGNSAVEPYVAAHNMILSHGAAVKVYKDKYQAIQKGQIGITIVSHWFVPKFNTTADRIAVSRALDFMFGWFAHPITFGDYPDSMRSLVGNRLPKFTKEQSAMLKGSLDFLGLNYYTTNYAESIPLKATGANLSYTDDRRVSQTTEKNGVPIGTPTDLNWLYVYPRGIQDVLLYIKDNYKNPPVFITENGIAENASRPIAFALKDSWRIRYHSAHLSYLLKAIQKGANVKAYYIWSFLDDFEWDAGYTVRFGVTFVDFKNNLKRYLKSSARWFQLLLKK; encoded by the exons ATGGCAATTAGAGGTCCTTTACTAGTTTTGTTCCTGGCATTAATTTGCTTGGTAGCAACCACCCATGGTGCAAAACCAAGCCCTCTTGTGCCCTTTAGCCGAAGCAGTTTCCCACCTGGTTTTTTGTTCGGAGCTGGATCTGCTGCCTATCAG ATTGAAGGAGCAGCGCTGATTGACGGAAGGGGATTTAGCATATGGGATAAATTCACGAGGGAACATCCAG AAAAGATTTGGGATCGCAGCAATGGAGATGTAGCAAGTGATTTTTATCACAAGTTCAAG GACGACATAAAATTGATGAAACGTGTTGGCTTGGATTCCTTCAGACTTTCCTTTTCTTGGAGCAGAATATTGCCGA AGGGAAAAGTTAGTCGAGGAGTGAACCCACTGGGTGTGAAGTTCTACAACAATGTCATCAACGAGCTTCTTCACAATG GTATAAAACCCCTTGTGACGTTACTCCATTATGATCCTCCACAAAGTCTCTATGATGAGTATGGTGGATTCCTAAGCTCCAAGATAGT AGATGATTTTGCAGACTATGCAGACTTTTGCTTCAAAACATTTGGTGATCGAGTGAAATATTGGATAACAATGAACGAACCAAATGGGCTGGCTATTAATGGTTACACTTTCGGTTCCTTCGCACCCGGTCGATGCTCTAAAACTCTTGGAAACTGCCCTGGGGGCAACTCTGCCGTCGAGCCCTATGTTGCGGCCCACAACATGATTCTTAGCCATGGAGCTGCCGTTAAAGTATACAAGGACAAGTACCAG GCTATTCAAAAGGGGCAAATTGGAATTACAATCGTAAGCCATTGGTTCGTACCAAAATTTAATACAACTGCTGACCGCATAGCTGTTTCCAGAGCTTTGGATTTCATGTTTGGATG GTTTGCACATCCAATTACATTTGGTGATTACCCCGATAGCATGAGATCTTTGGTTGGAAATCGACTGCCCAAATTTACCAAAGAACAGTCTGCAATGCTAAAAGGATCCCTCGATTTTCTTGGCTTAAACTACTATACAACAAATTATGCAGAAAGCATTCCTTTGAAAGCTACCGGGGCTAACCTTAGTTATACTGACGATAGGCGTGTCAGTCAAACTA CTGAGAAAAATGGAGTTCCCATCGGCACACCG ACTGATTTGAACTGGCTTTACGTCTACCCGAGGGGAATACAAGATGTTCTGCTGTACATCaaagataattacaaaaatccaCCAGTTTTTATTACTGAAAATG GAATTGCTGAAAATGCGTCGCGACCGATTGCCTTTGCCCTCAAGGATAGTTGGAGAATAAGATACCACAGTGCCCACCTATCATATCTTCTGAAAGCTATCCA GAAGGGGGCTAACGTGAAGGCATACTATATATGGTCATTTTTGGACGACTTCGAATGGGATGCTGGCTACACTGTTCGCTTCGGTGTGACTTTTGTTGATTTCAAGAATAATTTGAAACGATATCTGAAAAGTTCAGCTAGATGGTTCCAGCTCTTGCTTAAAaagtaa